The genomic window ACGTAAGGTCCGTACGCCTGACCGACGACCGGTGTCGGCCCCAGGAGTGACAGGGCGAGTCCCGAGATCACCAGGCTGGCAGCCGACAGCAGCGAGCGGATGACACGGCGCATGGCTCCCTCCCAGGGTTGACGGTTTCTCCCAGGCGCGCGGCCCGGAGCAGGGGATCCAGAGCGATCCCTGCCCCGGGGGACCCGACGGACGGCGCACCCGGCAGCGGGCGGCGGGCCTCTCGCTGTCGGGCGTGGCGTGAGTCTAGGGAGGCGAGATCCGAAAGTCAAGGCGAGAGAGGCCACGCTGGAGGCGGGACGGGCACCCGGGCCACCCGGTGCCTTGGCCGGTGTTGCCGGCCCTGGACGGGTGGATTATCGTTTACGAACCTCCCGAGCAGGAAGCCAGGCATGGTCACCCTTTCGTTGCATACCCCGGCCGACACCGTGTCGGCCCTCTTTCGAGCCGCGCTGGGGCGGGGGCCCGAGAAGCCGTTCCTCGCCATGGAGCAGGGGACTCTCAGCTATGCGCAGGCGGCCGACTGGTCGAGGACGGTCGCCAGCGGGCTGACGGCGCTCGGGGTCGAGCGCGGAGACCGGGTGGCGATCCTGTCGGCCAACCGGCCGGAGATGGTCGTCCTGTGGCTCGCCTGCCTCCGGCTCGGCGCGTGCTTCTGCCCGCTCAACTCCGGCTTCACGGGTGGCCAGCTGGCGAATCTCCTCCGCCGGTTGACGCCGGCCGTGCTGGTCGCGGACCCCGGATCCGCGGCGACGGTCGCGGACGGACTGACCCGGAGCGAGATCGCCATCCCCACGGTCGCCCTCGGTTCGCCGCCGGCCGGCTGGCGCGGCTTTCACGAGCTCGAGCGACACCATGACGATCCCGGCTGGACCGAGGCCCGGCGCGGCGACCTGGCGGCGATCCTCTGCACGTCGGGAACGACGGGACCCTCCAAGGCCGTGGCCCTCTCCCACCGCTGGTTCACCAAGATGTGCGAGACGACGGAGCGGCACTGGAACTTTGCGCAGGGGGACGTCTTCTACTCCCCTTTTCCGCTGTACCACATCGACGCCCTTGCCCTCACCGTCGGCCCAGCCATCTACCACGCCACCACGGCGGCCATCGCCGTGCGCTTCTCGGTGCGCCGGTTCTGGGACGACATCCGGCGCTTCCAGGCCACCGTCTTCGACTTCATGGGGAGCACGCTGACGCTCCTCTGGAAGCGGGAGCCGGCGCCGGACGACCGCGACCACCCGGCGCGCCTCGGCTGGGGCGTCCCCATGCCGGACTTTGCCCCCGCGTTCGAGGACCGGTTCGGCTGCCGGCTCGTCGAGTGCTACGGCTCCACCGACACCGGGCTGCCCGTGTGCGGCCCGGTGGGTCGGCCCCCGCCGCCCGGCGCGTGCGGGCGGGTGGTGGAGGGCTACGAGCTGGCCATCCTCTCGCCCGAGGGGCTTCGCCTGCCCGCCGGGCAATCCGGCGAGATCGCGCTGCGCGGGGACGAGCCCCACACGATGATGGAGGGGTACGTCGGGGACCCGGACGCCACGCTCCGCACCTGGCGGGGGCTCTGGCACCACACGGGCGATCGCGGCCGTCTGGACGAGAGCGGGTACCTCTACTTCGAGGGTCGGCTGACCGACTCGATCCGGCGGCGCGGCGAGAACGTGTCGGCACAGGAGCTGGAGGAGCTGGTCCTGTCCCATCCGGACGTCGTCGAGGCGGCCGCCATCGGGGTGCCGTCCGAGCTGACCGAGGAGGAGATCAAGGTGGCCGCGATCCCGCGGCGCGGCGCCGGGCTCGACGCGCCGGCCCTCGCCCGCTGGCTGGCCGAGCAGCTGCCGCGGTACATGACGGTCCGGTACGTGGAGCTGGTCGAGGACCTGCCGCGGACCGACACGCAGAAGGTGATGAAGACGGCGCTCCGGGGCCAGTGGCGGACGGGGGGGACCTGGGACGCGGAGCAGGCGCGCTATCTGGCCGATGCGTCGGCCGAACAGGAGACACCATGAAGCTCGAGACAGTCCTCTACGACGTGCAGGACGGCATCGCCCGCATCCGGCTGAACCGGCCGCACCGGCTGAACGCGATGGTGCCCCAGTTGATGCGCGACCTGCACCACGCCTTCGTGGCCGCCGGAGGAGACCCGGCGGTGCGAGTGGTCATCCTGTCGGGGGAGGGCCGGGCTTTCTGCGCGGGTGACGACCTGAAGGAGTCCGCCCAGGCGCCGACCGACGTCGGCTCCGTCCGCCGGTTCGTCGACGAGATCCAGCAGGTCACGGTGGACATGAAGTCGATGCCCAAGCCGATCATCGGCGCCATCCACGGCTACGCGGTGGGCGGCGGGTGCGAGCTGGCGCTCGACTGCGATCTCGTGGTGGCGGCCGAAGACGCGAAGTTCGGCTTCGTCGAGACCGGCGTGGGGCTGTTCTCCACCGGCGGCGTGACGCACTTCCTGCCCCGGGCCGTCGGTCTCGCCAAGGCCAAGGAGCTGATCATGATCGGCGAGCTCTTCGACGGTCGCGAGGCCGAGCGCCTCGGGTTGGTGAACCGGGCAGTGCCCCGAGACCAGGTGCTGGCGGTGGCCGAAGCGCTGGCCCGGAAGATCATGGAGAAGGCGCCCATCCCCATCGCGATGACGAAGATCGCTCTCGAGGCGGGCGTCCAGAGCGACCTCGCTACGGCCATGGCCCTGGAGACGGCCTCCACGGTCACCTGCTTCCTCACCGAGGACGCCCGGGAAGGTGCGCGGGCCTTCGTCGAGAAGCGGCCGCCGCGCTACCGCGGGACATGAAGCATCGTCAGCGGTTGTAACGCTTCCGCTTTCTGTGCGATCCTCTTGGTATCGCCGACGCTTGCAGGTCAACCCGACGATCCACGGAAAAGGGACCCATGCGTTACGGCTTCGTGATCGATCAGACCCGCTGCATCGGCTGTCACGCCTGCACCGTCGCCTGCAAGGAGGAGAACCAGGTCCCGCTCGGCATCTTCCGCACCTGGGTCAAGTACGTCGAGAAGGGCGAGTTCCCGAACACGCGGCGTCACTTCGCGGTGCTGCGCTGCAACCACTGTGACGACGCGCCCTGCGTGACCATCTGCCCCACGGTCGCGCTCTATCGGCGCGCCGACGGCATCGTCGACTTCGATCGCGATCGCTGCATCGGATGCAAGTCGTGCATGCAGGCCTGCCCCTACGATGCGCTCTACATCGACCCCGCCACCCACACCGCGGCCAAGTGTCATTTCTGCGCCCACCGCGTGGAGAAGGGGCTCGAGCCGGCGTGCGTCATCGTCTGTCCCGAGCGGGCGATCCTGGCCGGCGACCTCGACGACCCGGCCAGCGAGGTCGCCCGGGTG from Candidatus Methylomirabilota bacterium includes these protein-coding regions:
- a CDS encoding AMP-binding protein, producing MVTLSLHTPADTVSALFRAALGRGPEKPFLAMEQGTLSYAQAADWSRTVASGLTALGVERGDRVAILSANRPEMVVLWLACLRLGACFCPLNSGFTGGQLANLLRRLTPAVLVADPGSAATVADGLTRSEIAIPTVALGSPPAGWRGFHELERHHDDPGWTEARRGDLAAILCTSGTTGPSKAVALSHRWFTKMCETTERHWNFAQGDVFYSPFPLYHIDALALTVGPAIYHATTAAIAVRFSVRRFWDDIRRFQATVFDFMGSTLTLLWKREPAPDDRDHPARLGWGVPMPDFAPAFEDRFGCRLVECYGSTDTGLPVCGPVGRPPPPGACGRVVEGYELAILSPEGLRLPAGQSGEIALRGDEPHTMMEGYVGDPDATLRTWRGLWHHTGDRGRLDESGYLYFEGRLTDSIRRRGENVSAQELEELVLSHPDVVEAAAIGVPSELTEEEIKVAAIPRRGAGLDAPALARWLAEQLPRYMTVRYVELVEDLPRTDTQKVMKTALRGQWRTGGTWDAEQARYLADASAEQETP
- a CDS encoding enoyl-CoA hydratase — protein: MKLETVLYDVQDGIARIRLNRPHRLNAMVPQLMRDLHHAFVAAGGDPAVRVVILSGEGRAFCAGDDLKESAQAPTDVGSVRRFVDEIQQVTVDMKSMPKPIIGAIHGYAVGGGCELALDCDLVVAAEDAKFGFVETGVGLFSTGGVTHFLPRAVGLAKAKELIMIGELFDGREAERLGLVNRAVPRDQVLAVAEALARKIMEKAPIPIAMTKIALEAGVQSDLATAMALETASTVTCFLTEDAREGARAFVEKRPPRYRGT